A genomic window from Sulfurospirillum diekertiae includes:
- the fusA gene encoding elongation factor G has product MARNTPIAMVRNIGIAAHIDAGKTTTTERILFYTGISHKIGEVHDGAATMDWMEQEKERGITITSAATTCTWKDHQINIIDTPGHVDFTIEVERSMRVLDGAVAVFCAVGGVQPQSETVWRQANRYQVPRMVFVNKMDRVGADFYNVEAQIKNRLKANPVPIQIPIGAEENFKGVVDLVEMKALIWDDDAAMGSNYQVVEIPAELADKAKEYHERMVEAVSETSDELMEKYLGGEVLTKAEIKAGIKAGCLAMTFIPMICGTAFKNKGIQPMLDAVIDYMPAPTEVHAIKGEYEDGHECVVDSTDDGEFAALAFKIMTDPFVGQLTFVRVYRGSLESGSYAYNTTKDKKERIGRLLKMHANKREEIKVLHSGEIGAVVGLKDTLTGDTLASEKDPVILERMVFPDPVISVAVEPKTKADQEKMGIALQKLAQEDPSFRVETDEESGQTIISGMGELHLEILVDRMLREFKVSAEVGQPQVAYRETIRASVNQEYKYAKQSGGRGQYGHVFLKIEPQDAGQGYEFINDIKGGAIPKEFIPAVDKGIKEALGAGVLAGYKVEDVKVTLYDGSYHDVDSSEMAFKLAASMGFKEGCRKAKPVILEPIMKVEVETPEDFMGDVIGDLNRRRGQINSMDDRSGNKIVNAFCPLAEMFGYSTDLRSQTQGRASYSMEFDHYDEVPRNVAEEIIKKRNG; this is encoded by the coding sequence ATGGCAAGAAATACCCCTATTGCAATGGTTAGAAACATCGGTATTGCTGCGCACATTGATGCAGGTAAAACCACAACAACTGAAAGAATCCTTTTTTACACCGGTATCTCTCATAAAATTGGTGAGGTACACGATGGTGCTGCGACAATGGACTGGATGGAGCAAGAGAAAGAGCGAGGTATTACCATTACTTCAGCGGCTACTACATGTACATGGAAAGATCATCAAATTAATATCATCGACACTCCAGGCCACGTTGACTTCACGATTGAAGTTGAACGTTCCATGCGTGTTCTCGATGGCGCTGTCGCTGTATTTTGTGCCGTTGGTGGTGTTCAACCACAATCTGAGACGGTTTGGAGACAAGCCAATCGTTATCAAGTTCCAAGAATGGTATTTGTTAACAAAATGGACCGTGTTGGTGCTGACTTTTATAATGTTGAAGCACAAATTAAAAATCGTTTAAAAGCAAACCCAGTACCTATTCAAATTCCTATTGGTGCAGAAGAAAACTTTAAAGGTGTTGTTGATCTCGTTGAGATGAAAGCACTGATTTGGGATGATGATGCTGCAATGGGTTCAAACTACCAAGTAGTTGAAATTCCAGCGGAACTTGCGGATAAAGCTAAAGAATACCATGAGAGAATGGTTGAAGCTGTTTCTGAGACCAGTGATGAGTTGATGGAAAAATACCTTGGTGGTGAAGTGCTTACAAAAGCTGAAATTAAAGCAGGTATCAAAGCAGGATGTCTTGCAATGACATTTATTCCTATGATTTGTGGAACAGCGTTTAAAAACAAAGGTATTCAACCGATGTTAGATGCTGTTATTGATTATATGCCAGCTCCTACTGAAGTACATGCGATTAAAGGTGAATACGAAGATGGACACGAGTGTGTCGTTGATTCAACTGATGATGGCGAATTTGCAGCACTTGCGTTTAAAATTATGACCGATCCATTTGTTGGTCAATTAACCTTCGTGCGTGTTTACCGTGGTTCATTGGAAAGCGGAAGTTATGCTTACAATACAACCAAAGATAAAAAAGAGAGAATTGGTCGACTTCTTAAAATGCATGCGAACAAAAGAGAAGAGATTAAAGTTCTTCATTCTGGTGAAATCGGCGCGGTTGTAGGTCTTAAAGATACACTAACAGGTGATACGCTTGCAAGTGAAAAAGATCCTGTAATTTTAGAGAGAATGGTATTCCCAGATCCTGTTATCTCTGTTGCTGTTGAGCCTAAAACGAAAGCAGATCAAGAGAAAATGGGTATTGCGCTTCAAAAATTGGCGCAAGAAGATCCAAGCTTTAGAGTTGAAACCGATGAAGAAAGTGGTCAAACGATCATTTCTGGTATGGGTGAGCTTCACTTAGAGATTCTTGTTGATCGTATGCTTAGAGAGTTTAAAGTAAGTGCTGAAGTTGGTCAACCTCAAGTTGCTTATCGTGAAACGATCCGTGCATCAGTTAATCAAGAGTACAAATACGCAAAACAATCGGGTGGTCGTGGTCAATACGGTCACGTATTCCTCAAAATCGAACCTCAAGATGCTGGGCAAGGTTATGAGTTTATCAACGACATCAAAGGTGGAGCAATTCCAAAAGAATTTATCCCTGCTGTTGATAAAGGTATTAAAGAAGCTTTGGGTGCTGGTGTACTTGCAGGTTATAAAGTGGAAGACGTTAAAGTTACCCTTTATGATGGAAGTTACCATGATGTTGACTCTTCTGAGATGGCGTTTAAATTGGCTGCTTCTATGGGCTTTAAAGAGGGTTGTAGAAAAGCAAAACCCGTTATTCTTGAGCCAATCATGAAAGTAGAAGTTGAAACTCCAGAAGACTTTATGGGTGATGTTATCGGCGATCTTAACCGTCGTCGTGGACAAATTAACTCTATGGATGATCGAAGTGGTAACAAAATTGTTAACGCATTCTGCCCATTGGCTGAAATGTTCGGTTACTCAACGGATCTTCGTTCTCAAACACAAGGTCGTGCTTCTTACTCAATGGAATTTGACCACTATGATGAAGTTCCTAGAAACGTTGCAGAAGAGATTATCAAAAAACGTAACGGTTAA
- the yedA gene encoding drug/metabolite exporter YedA, translating into MNFLHVKANLSEKSKRTIAIVIALLSVYIIWGSTYLGIKIAIETFPPLLMAGIRFILAGALLYSFVAYKERKHPKLIEWRDTTIIGTLLLLGGNGFVVIAEQHIPSSIAAIIISTVPLWMIVIGWMMKIQTKPNKSTLIGTVLGFVGVAILMYPSHQENLHFDTGGLLFTLLAAILWSLGSIYSQKAILPSSTMLSTAMQMLTGGAVLVIVGTLTGEWNHLNPAAFSSRSLMALLYLIFVGSLLGFSAYVWLLKNVSPYLASTYAFVNPIVALFLGYFFADEVMSIKSLIATVLIISAVIMITLFKAKGRSKR; encoded by the coding sequence ATGAATTTTTTACATGTAAAAGCAAATCTATCTGAAAAATCCAAAAGAACGATTGCCATTGTTATAGCCCTTTTGTCTGTTTATATTATATGGGGAAGCACTTACTTGGGCATTAAAATTGCCATTGAAACGTTTCCTCCTTTGCTTATGGCGGGAATACGTTTTATTCTAGCGGGAGCACTGCTATATAGTTTTGTAGCCTATAAAGAACGAAAGCATCCCAAGCTCATTGAGTGGAGAGACACTACCATCATTGGTACATTACTACTTTTGGGTGGTAATGGATTTGTAGTCATTGCAGAACAACATATTCCTTCTTCGATTGCTGCCATTATTATTTCAACAGTTCCTTTATGGATGATTGTGATTGGTTGGATGATGAAAATTCAAACGAAACCCAATAAAAGTACTCTGATTGGAACAGTGCTTGGTTTTGTAGGTGTTGCAATTTTGATGTACCCTTCTCATCAAGAGAATCTGCATTTTGATACGGGTGGGCTACTCTTTACGCTTTTAGCCGCTATATTATGGTCATTGGGGTCTATTTATTCTCAAAAAGCAATCTTACCTTCTTCCACAATGCTCTCAACTGCAATGCAAATGCTAACAGGAGGCGCTGTTTTAGTCATTGTGGGAACACTGACAGGAGAGTGGAATCACCTTAATCCAGCAGCATTCTCTTCTCGCTCTCTTATGGCGCTGTTGTATTTAATTTTTGTTGGTTCATTATTAGGCTTTAGTGCTTATGTGTGGCTTTTAAAAAATGTATCACCTTATTTAGCCTCAACGTATGCTTTTGTTAATCCTATTGTGGCGCTCTTTTTAGGTTACTTTTTTGCAGATGAAGTGATGAGTATTAAATCATTGATTGCAACCGTACTGATTATTAGCGCAGTGATTATGATCACACTCTTTAAGGCCAAAGGAAGATCAAAAAGATAA
- a CDS encoding aldo/keto reductase family protein, whose amino-acid sequence MNYVTSNQNVSIPCMLYGTAWKKERTADLVALALQSGFRGIDTACQPKHYEEALVGEGCERFYAKGGTREELYLQTKFTPYDGQDPLKIPYDPHASLEEQIITSCEMSKQNLQTSYLDSLLLHSPLFPYNNLLKAWNVFESLFEEGEVRQIGISNCYDLSLLQTFYEHIRIKPSLVQNRFYADVHYDKTLRSWANEKGIIYQSFWTLSANPHILHSPPMREIVNIYGKSAEQIFYRYVIQKGIVPLNGTTSALHMKEDLSIFEFSLDEKDVERIDALL is encoded by the coding sequence ATGAACTATGTTACTAGCAATCAAAACGTCTCCATACCCTGCATGCTGTATGGCACTGCATGGAAAAAAGAACGCACAGCAGACTTAGTTGCGTTAGCCCTTCAAAGTGGTTTCAGAGGAATTGACACCGCATGTCAGCCCAAACACTATGAAGAGGCATTGGTCGGCGAAGGGTGTGAACGTTTTTACGCCAAAGGCGGTACACGAGAAGAGCTTTATCTCCAAACTAAATTCACCCCATACGACGGACAAGACCCACTCAAAATACCTTATGATCCACACGCTTCTTTAGAAGAGCAAATCATCACGTCGTGCGAAATGTCCAAACAAAATCTACAAACAAGCTATCTTGACTCACTCTTGCTCCATTCGCCACTCTTCCCTTATAATAACTTACTTAAAGCATGGAATGTGTTTGAATCACTCTTTGAAGAAGGTGAAGTACGCCAAATAGGTATTAGTAACTGTTATGATCTCTCACTTTTACAAACGTTCTATGAGCATATTCGTATTAAACCATCTCTTGTACAAAATCGTTTTTATGCAGATGTTCACTACGATAAAACACTTCGTTCATGGGCTAATGAAAAGGGCATTATCTATCAGAGTTTTTGGACTTTGAGTGCCAATCCTCATATTTTACATTCACCACCAATGCGGGAGATAGTGAATATTTACGGGAAAAGCGCTGAACAAATTTTTTACCGTTACGTGATTCAAAAAGGAATCGTCCCCCTCAATGGAACAACGTCAGCTTTGCATATGAAAGAAGATTTAAGTATTTTTGAATTCTCATTAGATGAAAAGGATGTTGAGAGAATAGACGCTTTACTCTAA
- a CDS encoding SagB family peptide dehydrogenase, whose amino-acid sequence MLAYHAQTVHSYRSVRTKSHSIDWDHPPQQFKIYPETFTRIPLDKKNPDHRFFYLIGGITAQKSYPGVTYALRTNPSAGALYPTEVYVQIRDVEGFKDGIYHLSPRETSLVLLYPLSEHEGVESFLHVKKIKGFVFLFSALYYRSSWKYKDRAFRYCLHDTGHMIGTLEASCTLSAAAYHLLYGIDKKALNKLFGFGKEEFFLSAAIVGEEDESFTYKEVSMRLPYVNGTGTFEVNECVEKAYDETCELILHAQTTLPLFDLDKERFTQAIWKRRSIRDFMQKPIAKDEFLEVMEFITQPIPSDCDVGIEIYAIINRVEGMWQGVWKEGVYLQSGDFTRKAGYLCLEQALGAESGVTFFLVGHDEQNYQAMVQKAGIIGHRLYLISTYLGFGCSGIGAYYDEEVMTFLQSDGMVLYSLAIGH is encoded by the coding sequence ATGTTAGCCTATCATGCTCAAACGGTGCACTCGTACCGCTCTGTACGTACCAAATCTCACAGCATCGACTGGGATCATCCTCCTCAACAGTTTAAAATCTATCCTGAAACATTTACTCGTATTCCTCTTGATAAAAAAAACCCAGACCATCGTTTTTTTTATCTCATTGGAGGTATTACAGCACAGAAAAGTTACCCAGGGGTTACTTATGCTTTGCGTACCAATCCGAGTGCTGGAGCATTGTATCCTACAGAAGTTTATGTTCAAATACGAGACGTGGAGGGCTTTAAGGATGGAATTTACCATCTTTCACCTCGTGAGACGTCACTGGTGTTATTGTATCCTTTATCAGAGCATGAAGGGGTAGAAAGTTTTTTACATGTAAAGAAAATAAAGGGGTTTGTATTCCTCTTTTCAGCGCTGTATTATCGTTCTTCATGGAAATACAAAGATCGTGCATTTCGCTACTGTTTGCACGATACAGGGCATATGATAGGCACGTTAGAAGCTTCGTGTACGCTTAGTGCTGCGGCGTATCATCTTTTATACGGGATTGACAAAAAGGCATTGAATAAACTTTTTGGATTTGGCAAAGAAGAATTTTTTCTCAGTGCCGCCATTGTAGGTGAAGAAGATGAAAGCTTTACATATAAAGAGGTATCAATGCGCCTTCCTTATGTGAATGGTACGGGAACTTTTGAAGTTAATGAATGTGTGGAAAAAGCCTATGATGAAACCTGTGAGCTTATTTTACATGCGCAAACTACACTACCACTGTTTGACCTAGATAAAGAGCGCTTCACTCAAGCCATTTGGAAACGACGTTCCATTCGTGATTTTATGCAAAAACCAATCGCTAAAGATGAGTTTTTAGAGGTCATGGAGTTCATCACCCAACCGATTCCGAGTGACTGCGATGTTGGAATAGAAATCTATGCGATTATCAACCGTGTCGAAGGGATGTGGCAAGGTGTTTGGAAGGAGGGAGTTTATCTGCAAAGTGGTGATTTTACGCGAAAAGCTGGCTATCTCTGTTTGGAGCAAGCATTAGGCGCAGAGAGTGGGGTTACCTTCTTTTTGGTGGGGCATGATGAGCAAAATTATCAAGCGATGGTACAAAAAGCTGGTATTATTGGGCATCGTCTTTATCTGATTAGCACCTATCTTGGCTTTGGATGCAGTGGTATTGGGGCGTATTATGATGAAGAGGTCATGACATTTTTGCAAAGCGACGGTATGGTTCTTTACTCCCTAGCTATTGGTCACTAA
- a CDS encoding anion permease produces the protein MASIATYRWTAFLPIVVTLLIALFPTPSGLEQHAWYFFAIFAGTIAALVMESFPFAATGLMGATIVTVLAPWVLFGTQELANPKFKAPEQAIKWMLTGWSSTTVWLVFSAFTFALGYEKSGLGRRIALILVKLMGRRTLLLGYAVMLSDALVAPFTSSNTARSGGIVFPIVRNLPPLYDSKPNDPSARKIGGYVMWVAFATTGVTSSMFLTALAPNLLCVEIIKKIAKVDISWTDWFFAAAPFGIVMLLLLPLLIYWIYPPEIKEGDAVPRWAESELVKMGKITLNEILLAIIVFTAILFWILGAKIINATTVALVAVSFMMLFKIVKWDDIAGNKTAWNTIVLLAFLVSMAEGLSRTGFIHWFDNGIAAYMQGFSPIVAMYVLVATYFFSHYMFASTTPHATAMMPVMLAVGMSVPGMPIKEFALLLAMTHGIMGVITPYATGPAPLYYGAGYITGKDFWKLGFIFGVIFITALLGLSAPVMLAMR, from the coding sequence ATGGCAAGTATCGCAACCTATCGATGGACAGCATTTCTCCCTATCGTTGTCACACTACTCATTGCACTTTTCCCTACTCCCTCAGGTCTTGAACAACATGCTTGGTACTTTTTTGCTATCTTTGCAGGAACCATCGCAGCATTGGTGATGGAATCGTTTCCTTTTGCCGCTACAGGACTTATGGGTGCTACGATTGTCACTGTTCTTGCTCCTTGGGTGCTGTTTGGAACACAAGAACTCGCAAATCCAAAATTTAAGGCTCCAGAACAAGCTATTAAATGGATGCTAACGGGCTGGAGTAGTACAACCGTATGGCTCGTATTTTCCGCTTTTACCTTTGCCTTAGGCTATGAGAAATCAGGGCTAGGGCGACGTATTGCACTCATACTTGTCAAACTGATGGGACGAAGAACGCTTCTGTTGGGTTATGCCGTGATGCTCTCTGATGCCCTCGTCGCACCTTTTACCTCTTCCAATACCGCACGTAGCGGTGGAATTGTTTTCCCCATTGTTCGCAATTTGCCACCTCTGTATGATTCCAAACCCAATGACCCTTCAGCTCGCAAAATTGGTGGCTATGTTATGTGGGTTGCTTTTGCAACAACAGGGGTTACCAGTTCAATGTTTTTAACGGCATTGGCTCCAAACTTGCTTTGTGTAGAGATCATCAAGAAAATCGCAAAGGTTGACATTTCATGGACAGACTGGTTTTTTGCAGCAGCTCCTTTTGGTATTGTCATGCTCCTTCTGCTACCGCTCCTGATTTATTGGATTTATCCACCTGAAATTAAAGAAGGGGATGCTGTACCAAGGTGGGCAGAGAGTGAGTTGGTAAAGATGGGAAAAATTACTCTGAATGAAATTCTTCTTGCGATTATTGTTTTTACAGCCATTTTATTTTGGATATTGGGTGCAAAAATTATCAATGCGACTACGGTAGCACTTGTTGCAGTTTCATTCATGATGCTCTTCAAAATTGTGAAGTGGGATGACATCGCAGGCAATAAAACAGCGTGGAATACGATTGTATTGCTTGCATTTCTTGTTTCAATGGCGGAAGGTCTTTCACGCACAGGGTTTATCCATTGGTTTGACAACGGTATTGCTGCTTATATGCAAGGATTTTCGCCTATTGTTGCAATGTATGTTCTTGTCGCAACTTACTTCTTTTCTCATTATATGTTCGCCAGTACAACGCCGCATGCGACAGCAATGATGCCAGTGATGCTTGCCGTTGGGATGAGTGTTCCTGGAATGCCAATTAAAGAGTTTGCCTTGCTTCTAGCGATGACGCACGGAATTATGGGCGTTATCACACCGTATGCGACAGGACCAGCTCCTTTGTATTATGGGGCTGGATATATCACAGGTAAAGATTTTTGGAAACTTGGGTTTATCTTCGGTGTGATTTTTATTACAGCACTTTTAGGATTGAGTGCTCCAGTTATGCTCGCTATGCGTTAA